The Setaria viridis chromosome 2, Setaria_viridis_v4.0, whole genome shotgun sequence DNA window AGTGGTGGATCCGAAATCTCCCCCTTGCAACACTCCTTATTCTCTCTTTCAGCCCTGGTGTCCATGATGTAATCATAATGTGTAACAAATTGCAACACTAAGTCCTAAGGGTGAACAACCTTCTTGAACAATGAATTCATGCTTTCCAACCTCCCTGTCGTGCCTGTGAAGGGGAAAAAGTACCGTCTGAAGAATGGAGGTGCCCACATCCTCCTTGTAGCGGACATACTTTCAAAGAATTCATTTTCTTGCAAGTGGTATTTTTCCTCTTTCCTTGCCCACAACATCTTGAATCCTTCAGGTGTTTCAGTCCAGTTCACACAGTTTTCAAACTCCTTGGCAAAGTCTTCTTCCTCACTAATAAGCCAAGCAAGCTTATCATTCGCCTTGCTCAGCACATGCCATTGGCAACATCTGTGTGTTGCGTTAGGGAACACTATCGCTATCGCTGCTTTCATTGCTTTATCCTGGTCTGTTATTATGTTTGATGGTTCACGCCCACCCATCGCTCCCTTCAACCTTTCTAGCACCCAAACAAATATTTCTATTGTCTCATCTGGCAACAATGCACATCTAAGAAGTATGCTCTGCAAATGGTTATTTATCCCAACGATTGGTTCAAATGGCATGTCATATCTGTTGGTGCAATATGTTGTGTCAAAGAAAATGCAATCACCAAAAGTCTTGTACAGCTCTCTAGTCTTGCCATCCACCCAAAACAATCCTCTAACAACATTATTAGCATCAATCATTGGTGCATAATAGAAGCAAGGACTCTCAGCTTGCTGCTTTTGAAAATACTCTAATGTTGCATCCAAATCCCTGAAGTTGAGATCACCTCTCAAGTGCGTCCTCATGTTCGAAACATCCTTGCTGCTGAAAGTAAGGTTGCCAAGTCCACCATGGAAATCAGCAAGCACCCCCATGATTTGTGTTGTGCTAATGTTTCTATGGTGTAGTGTTTTTAGCAGCTTATAATCAGCCCACGAGATGCTTCGATGGGACCTCAGTTGTTTTCTCACGCCGATCGCCTTCACCATGGGATGAGTATGGTCAGGTTGCATTACAAGGACTCTCCACTTCCCATTTCTCAAGCCAACTGCCACATGAGCTTTACAGCCCAATTTTTTGATGGTGTTGTGCTTCCTTGTTGCTGTGGTCAGCACAGCTGTTGCTGCTCTCTTCTTTGATCCCCCTAGTGTTGCAGTGTCATTCGTTGATATGCTTGCTGATGTGGTTTCCTCCTCTCCATCATCTGCTCCATCATGAGTGGCCTTCCTAGCATGAGAACATTCCCACTCTTTTCTGATCAGTCCTTTTGTGACATTTCTATTTCTTGAAGATGCCACTCTGATGCTAAAACCCATCTTCAAAGCATAGTCATTGTACACCCTTCTTGCTTCTTGTATTGTGTCAAATTCCATCCCAACACATGGCACAATCGGCTGTGAGCATACAACACTTCATCCTCATGGTAGACCTCATATAAACCAACCTCTACTTGCGCATACTCAGTAGAGTTTGTTGACACGCTTGCAACAGGAACCAACGCCCCATGACCTTGTATATCAAAGTTGCAGCTAACGTTACAGGAACAAGTGAAATTGATGTTCGAAACATAATTTTCAGAATAATGGTCATGTGCTTCAATTTTTCCTAGCACATTTTGCTCACCTCTATTGCAGCACCGCTGTTGTTGCTTGATGTTGCTGCAATCTGGGACGGCAGCTTCGAATAACCAACCTGTCGATTCCATGTTGCAAAAGGTTTATTCAGATGTTGCAAATGATAGTATAAGATGTTTCGATCGTGCGAACATGATTTACTTCAACTGTGTAAAGCCTAAGGATAAAAAAACCTTGTAAAATCAACAAAAAACCCAACATCATGAACACCCATGGTGAACCAGAAGCCCGTAATCCAAATTTTAGCCGAAATCTAACCTACCCTGCGGAGCCAGACGACGTGTTCACCATCGAAGCAATTGCGCCCCTCACAACATCTGCACAATGGCGAATTTGGACCCTTGATGCGGAAGCCAAGCCCCCATGAACGCTGCTCGAGATACCTGAGCGGGTGGTGAGGGGTATCATCACAGGATCTGTAGG harbors:
- the LOC117844167 gene encoding protein FAR1-RELATED SEQUENCE 5-like: MGVLADFHGGLGNLTFSSKDVSNMRTHLRGDLNFRDLDATLEYFQKQQAESPCFYYAPMIDANNVVRGLFWVDGKTRELYKTFGDCIFFDTTYCTNRYDMPFEPIVGINNHLQSILLRCALLPDETIEIFVWVLERLKGAMGGREPSNIITDQDKAMKAAIAIVFPNATHRCCQWHVLSKANDKLAWLISEEEDFAKEFENCVNWTETPEGFKMLWARKEEKYHLQENEFFESMSATRRMWAPPFFRRYFFPFTGTTGRLESMNSLFKKVVHP